One genomic region from Lathamus discolor isolate bLatDis1 chromosome 9, bLatDis1.hap1, whole genome shotgun sequence encodes:
- the ACSL4 gene encoding long-chain-fatty-acid--CoA ligase 4 isoform X1, whose translation MKLRLEVRAVLLLPVYLLIYVYSMLVFIPWYFLTDVKKKKAMAKRLKAKPTSDKPGSPYRSVTHLDSLAHINIPGADTLDKLFDHALAKFAKKDCLGTREILSEENEMQPNGKVFKKLILGTYRWLSYEEVHEKMNRLGRGMTALGLTPKSTVVIFCETRAEWMIVALTCFKYNFPLITLYATLGEEAVTYGLNECEAAYLVTSAELLESKLKTALPQVSCLKHIIYVDNKSINKAEYPETLEIHSMQTVEELGAKPENSNILPSRPAPSDLALVMYTSGSTGRPKGVMMVHKNLIAGMTGQCERIPGLGSKDTYIGYLPLAHVLELTAEISCITYGCRIGYSSPLTLSDQSSKIKKGSKGDCTVLRPTLMAAVPEIMDRIYKNVMSKVQEMNYIQRTLFKIGYDYKLEQIKRGYDAPLCNLFLFKKVKALLGGNIRMMLSGGAPLSPQTQRFMNICFCCPVGQGYGLTETCGAGTITEATDYSTGKVGAPLICCEIKLKDWQEGGYTNKDKPNPRGEIVIGGPNVSVGYFKNEEKTTEDFSVDENGQRWFCTGDIGEFHPDGSLQIIDRKKDLVKLQAGEYVSLGKVEAALKNCPLIDNICAYAKSDQSYVISFVVPNQKRLTALAEQKGISGTWVDVCNNPTMEAEVLREIKEVANKMKLERFEIPIKVRLSPEPWTPETGLVTDAFKLKRKELKNHYLNDIERMYGGK comes from the exons ATGAAACTTAGACTAGAAGTGCGTGCCGTCCTCTTGCTGCCTGTGTACTTGTTGATATATGTGTACAGTATGCTTGTATTTATTCCATGGTATTTTCTTACCGACgttaagaagaaaaaggctaTGGCAAAGCGTTTAAAAGCTAAGCCCACCTCGGACAAGCCTGGGAGCCCCTATCGCTCCGTCACCCACCTTGACTCACTAGCACACATAAACATTCCTGGAGCTGACACACTGGACAAGCTGTTTGACCACGCTTTGGCCAAGTTTGCGAAGAAGGACTGCCTTGGGACCAGAGAAATCCTGAGTGAAGAGAACGAAATGCAGCCAAATGGAAAAGTGTTCAAAAAG ctaATTTTAGGCACTTACAGATGGTTATCCTATGAAGAAGTACATGAGAAAATGAATCGTTTGGGGCGAGGAATGACTGCCCTGGGACTAACCCCAAAGAGTACGGTTGTGATATTCTGTGAGACCCGAGCGGAATGGATGATCGTGGCTCTGACCTGCTTCAAGTACAACTTCCCTC TTATTACGCTGTATGCCACCCTGGGGGAAGAGGCAGTAACCTATGGTCTCAACGAGTGTGAAGCAGCGTATCTGGTCACCAGTGCAGAACTTCTTGAGAGCAAACTTAAG ACTGCACTGCCACAAGTCTCCTGCCTGAAACACATCATTTATGTGGACAACAAGAGCATCAATAAAGCGGAATACCCTGAAACTCTGGAAATTCACAGTATGCAGACAGTAGAAGAGCTGGGAGCCAAACCAGAGAACT CAAACATCCTGCCAAGCAGACCTGCTCCTTCAGACTTGGCTTTAGTGATGTACACCAGCGGCTCTACCGGGAGACCTAAAGGAGTGATGATGGTGCATAAGAACTTAATAGCCGGAATGACAGGACAGTGCGAAAGAATACCTGGACTAGG GTCCAAGGATACTTACATTGGTTATTTGCCTCTGGCCCACGTGTTAGAACTGACAGCAGAAATCTCCTGCATCACTTACGGCTGCAGGATCGGCTATTCCTCTCCACTCACGCTGTCGGATCAG TCAAGTAAAATTAAGAAGGGAAGCAAAGGAGACTGCACTGTCCTCAGGCCTACACTGATGGCAGCTGTGCCT GAAATAATGGACAGAATTTATAAAAATGTCATGAGCAAAGTGCAGGAGATGAACTACATTCAGAGAACTCTGTTCAAGATAGGCTACGACTACAAATTGGAGCAAATCAAGAGGGGATACGATGCACCTCTGTGTAACCT gTTCCTGTTTAAAAAAGTAAAGGCACTGCTGGGAGGGAATATCCGTATGATGCTGTCTGGAGGAGCACCCCTCTCACCTCAGACACAAAGATTCATGAACATCTGTTTTTGCTGTCCTGTTGGTCAAGGCTATGGACTAACAGAAACATGTGGAGCTGGAACAATTACAGAAG CTACTGATTACAGCACTGGCAAAGTCGGAGCTCCTCTTATTTGttgtgaaataaaactgaaagactGGCAAGAAG GGGGCTACACCAATAAAGACAAGCCTAATCCTAGAGGAGAAATCGTCATTGGTGGACCCAACGTCTCAGTGGGATATTTTAAAAACGAAGAGAAGACAACAGAAGACTTCTCTGTTGATGAGAACGGTCAGAGATGGTTCTGTACAGGAGATATAGGGGAATTTCATCCGGATGGGTCTCTGCAGATCATAG ATCGTAAGAAAGACTTGGTAAAACTACAAGCAGGAGAATATGTATCTCTGGGCAAAGTAGAGGCAGCACTGAAGAACTGTCCGTTGATTGACAATATCTGTGCTTATGCCAAAAG CGACCAGTCGTACGTGATCAGCTTTGTGGTTCCTAATCAAAAGAGGCTGACGGCACTAGCGGAGCAGAAGGGTATCAGTGGAACCTGGGTAGATGTTTGTAACAACCCTACGATGGAAGCTGAAGTCCTGCGAGAGATTAAAGAAGTGGCAAACAAGA TGAAATTAGAGAGGTTTGAAATACCCATCAAAGTACGGTTAAGTCCTGAGCCATGGACCCCAGAgactgggttagtaacagatgCCTTCaagctgaaaaggaaagaactgaaaaaccATTACCTCAACGACATCGAACGAATGTATGGAGGCAAATAA
- the ACSL4 gene encoding long-chain-fatty-acid--CoA ligase 4 isoform X2, whose product MAKRLKAKPTSDKPGSPYRSVTHLDSLAHINIPGADTLDKLFDHALAKFAKKDCLGTREILSEENEMQPNGKVFKKLILGTYRWLSYEEVHEKMNRLGRGMTALGLTPKSTVVIFCETRAEWMIVALTCFKYNFPLITLYATLGEEAVTYGLNECEAAYLVTSAELLESKLKTALPQVSCLKHIIYVDNKSINKAEYPETLEIHSMQTVEELGAKPENSNILPSRPAPSDLALVMYTSGSTGRPKGVMMVHKNLIAGMTGQCERIPGLGSKDTYIGYLPLAHVLELTAEISCITYGCRIGYSSPLTLSDQSSKIKKGSKGDCTVLRPTLMAAVPEIMDRIYKNVMSKVQEMNYIQRTLFKIGYDYKLEQIKRGYDAPLCNLFLFKKVKALLGGNIRMMLSGGAPLSPQTQRFMNICFCCPVGQGYGLTETCGAGTITEATDYSTGKVGAPLICCEIKLKDWQEGGYTNKDKPNPRGEIVIGGPNVSVGYFKNEEKTTEDFSVDENGQRWFCTGDIGEFHPDGSLQIIDRKKDLVKLQAGEYVSLGKVEAALKNCPLIDNICAYAKSDQSYVISFVVPNQKRLTALAEQKGISGTWVDVCNNPTMEAEVLREIKEVANKMKLERFEIPIKVRLSPEPWTPETGLVTDAFKLKRKELKNHYLNDIERMYGGK is encoded by the exons aTGGCAAAGCGTTTAAAAGCTAAGCCCACCTCGGACAAGCCTGGGAGCCCCTATCGCTCCGTCACCCACCTTGACTCACTAGCACACATAAACATTCCTGGAGCTGACACACTGGACAAGCTGTTTGACCACGCTTTGGCCAAGTTTGCGAAGAAGGACTGCCTTGGGACCAGAGAAATCCTGAGTGAAGAGAACGAAATGCAGCCAAATGGAAAAGTGTTCAAAAAG ctaATTTTAGGCACTTACAGATGGTTATCCTATGAAGAAGTACATGAGAAAATGAATCGTTTGGGGCGAGGAATGACTGCCCTGGGACTAACCCCAAAGAGTACGGTTGTGATATTCTGTGAGACCCGAGCGGAATGGATGATCGTGGCTCTGACCTGCTTCAAGTACAACTTCCCTC TTATTACGCTGTATGCCACCCTGGGGGAAGAGGCAGTAACCTATGGTCTCAACGAGTGTGAAGCAGCGTATCTGGTCACCAGTGCAGAACTTCTTGAGAGCAAACTTAAG ACTGCACTGCCACAAGTCTCCTGCCTGAAACACATCATTTATGTGGACAACAAGAGCATCAATAAAGCGGAATACCCTGAAACTCTGGAAATTCACAGTATGCAGACAGTAGAAGAGCTGGGAGCCAAACCAGAGAACT CAAACATCCTGCCAAGCAGACCTGCTCCTTCAGACTTGGCTTTAGTGATGTACACCAGCGGCTCTACCGGGAGACCTAAAGGAGTGATGATGGTGCATAAGAACTTAATAGCCGGAATGACAGGACAGTGCGAAAGAATACCTGGACTAGG GTCCAAGGATACTTACATTGGTTATTTGCCTCTGGCCCACGTGTTAGAACTGACAGCAGAAATCTCCTGCATCACTTACGGCTGCAGGATCGGCTATTCCTCTCCACTCACGCTGTCGGATCAG TCAAGTAAAATTAAGAAGGGAAGCAAAGGAGACTGCACTGTCCTCAGGCCTACACTGATGGCAGCTGTGCCT GAAATAATGGACAGAATTTATAAAAATGTCATGAGCAAAGTGCAGGAGATGAACTACATTCAGAGAACTCTGTTCAAGATAGGCTACGACTACAAATTGGAGCAAATCAAGAGGGGATACGATGCACCTCTGTGTAACCT gTTCCTGTTTAAAAAAGTAAAGGCACTGCTGGGAGGGAATATCCGTATGATGCTGTCTGGAGGAGCACCCCTCTCACCTCAGACACAAAGATTCATGAACATCTGTTTTTGCTGTCCTGTTGGTCAAGGCTATGGACTAACAGAAACATGTGGAGCTGGAACAATTACAGAAG CTACTGATTACAGCACTGGCAAAGTCGGAGCTCCTCTTATTTGttgtgaaataaaactgaaagactGGCAAGAAG GGGGCTACACCAATAAAGACAAGCCTAATCCTAGAGGAGAAATCGTCATTGGTGGACCCAACGTCTCAGTGGGATATTTTAAAAACGAAGAGAAGACAACAGAAGACTTCTCTGTTGATGAGAACGGTCAGAGATGGTTCTGTACAGGAGATATAGGGGAATTTCATCCGGATGGGTCTCTGCAGATCATAG ATCGTAAGAAAGACTTGGTAAAACTACAAGCAGGAGAATATGTATCTCTGGGCAAAGTAGAGGCAGCACTGAAGAACTGTCCGTTGATTGACAATATCTGTGCTTATGCCAAAAG CGACCAGTCGTACGTGATCAGCTTTGTGGTTCCTAATCAAAAGAGGCTGACGGCACTAGCGGAGCAGAAGGGTATCAGTGGAACCTGGGTAGATGTTTGTAACAACCCTACGATGGAAGCTGAAGTCCTGCGAGAGATTAAAGAAGTGGCAAACAAGA TGAAATTAGAGAGGTTTGAAATACCCATCAAAGTACGGTTAAGTCCTGAGCCATGGACCCCAGAgactgggttagtaacagatgCCTTCaagctgaaaaggaaagaactgaaaaaccATTACCTCAACGACATCGAACGAATGTATGGAGGCAAATAA